From Streptomyces griseorubiginosus, one genomic window encodes:
- a CDS encoding beta-galactosidase family protein, protein MSEFSTGETDFLLDGRPVRLLSGALHYFRVHEAQWGHRLAMLRAMGLNCVETYVPWNLHEPRPGDFRDVEALGRFLDAARRAGLWAIVRPGPYICAEWENGGLPHWLRGRARTSDEVYLGEVERWFGRLLPQVVERQIDRGGPVLMVQVENEYGSYGTDVDYLRRLAELLRAQGVTVPLFTSDGPEDHMLTGGSLPGVLTTVNFGSGAREAVETLRRYRPDGPLMCMEFWCGWFDHWGGEHVVRDAGDAAATLREILELGASVNLYMAHGGTNFAGWAGANRGGGALHDGPLEPDVTSYDYDAPIDEYGRPTEKFWRFREVLAAYGPVAELPPAPEVLGAPDEVRLTGWAALSAVLEERGGAPLEGPVPPTFEELDVDRGLVRYEVSVPGPRQPYPLIARGLRDLAVVYVDGERAGVLTEDDVQLKEPVAGPARVELWVESLGRVNYGPRSGEAKGITGGLLHERQFLHGVRARGLRLDALDSVSGIGFGPPPGDSSPGLYRGELSVRGAGDAVLELPGWTRGFVWVNGFSLGRYWSVGPQRSLYVPGPVLREGGNEVWVLELEEAPADGPVLLLRAPDPTPVDPLTTS, encoded by the coding sequence ATGAGCGAGTTCTCGACGGGTGAAACCGATTTCCTGCTGGACGGCCGGCCGGTCCGGCTGCTGTCCGGCGCGCTGCACTACTTCCGCGTGCACGAGGCCCAGTGGGGGCACCGGCTGGCGATGCTGCGGGCGATGGGCCTCAACTGCGTGGAGACGTACGTGCCGTGGAACCTCCACGAGCCGCGCCCCGGTGACTTCCGGGACGTCGAGGCGCTGGGCCGTTTCCTGGACGCGGCCCGGCGGGCAGGGCTGTGGGCGATCGTCCGCCCCGGCCCCTACATCTGCGCGGAGTGGGAGAACGGCGGCCTGCCGCACTGGCTCCGGGGGCGGGCGCGCACGAGCGACGAGGTGTACCTGGGCGAGGTGGAGCGCTGGTTCGGGCGGCTGCTGCCGCAGGTCGTGGAGCGGCAGATCGACCGGGGTGGCCCGGTGCTGATGGTCCAGGTGGAGAACGAGTACGGCAGCTACGGCACGGACGTCGACTACCTGCGCCGGCTGGCGGAACTGCTGCGCGCGCAGGGCGTGACCGTTCCCCTGTTCACCTCGGACGGCCCCGAGGACCACATGCTCACCGGCGGCTCGCTCCCCGGTGTCCTCACCACGGTCAACTTCGGCTCGGGCGCCCGCGAGGCCGTCGAGACGCTGCGCCGGTACCGCCCGGACGGTCCGCTGATGTGCATGGAGTTCTGGTGCGGCTGGTTCGACCACTGGGGCGGCGAGCACGTCGTACGGGACGCGGGGGACGCGGCGGCCACGCTGCGGGAGATCCTGGAGCTCGGCGCCTCGGTGAACCTGTACATGGCACACGGCGGCACGAACTTCGCGGGCTGGGCGGGCGCCAACCGGGGCGGGGGCGCGCTGCACGACGGTCCGCTGGAGCCGGACGTGACGTCGTACGACTACGACGCGCCGATCGACGAGTACGGCAGGCCGACGGAGAAGTTCTGGCGCTTCAGGGAGGTGCTCGCCGCCTACGGCCCGGTGGCGGAACTGCCGCCCGCGCCCGAGGTGTTGGGTGCGCCGGACGAGGTGCGCCTCACCGGCTGGGCGGCCCTGTCCGCCGTACTGGAGGAGCGCGGTGGAGCGCCCTTGGAAGGGCCCGTCCCGCCGACCTTCGAGGAGCTGGACGTCGACCGGGGGCTGGTGCGGTACGAGGTGAGCGTGCCGGGGCCGCGGCAGCCGTACCCGCTGATCGCGCGCGGTCTCAGGGATCTCGCGGTGGTGTACGTCGACGGGGAGCGGGCCGGGGTGCTCACCGAGGACGACGTGCAGCTCAAGGAGCCGGTGGCGGGTCCGGCGCGGGTGGAGCTGTGGGTGGAGTCGCTGGGGCGGGTCAACTACGGGCCCAGGAGCGGGGAGGCCAAGGGGATCACGGGGGGCCTGCTGCACGAGCGGCAGTTCCTGCACGGGGTGCGGGCGCGGGGGCTGCGGCTGGACGCGCTGGACTCCGTGTCCGGCATCGGCTTCGGCCCGCCGCCGGGGGACAGCTCCCCCGGCCTGTACCGCGGTGAGCTGAGCGTGCGCGGCGCCGGGGACGCGGTGCTGGAGCTGCCGGGCTGGACCCGGGGGTTCGTCTGGGTCAACGGCTTCAGCCTCGGCCGGTACTGGTCCGTGGGCCCGCAGCGGTCGCTGTACGTGCCCGGTCCGGTGCTGCGGGAGGGCGGCAACGAGGTGTGGGTGCTGGAGCTGGAGGAGGCGCCGGCCGACGGACCCGTACTCCTGCTGCGTGCTCCGGATCCGACCCCCGTGGATCCGCTCACGACCTCGTAG
- a CDS encoding AraC family transcriptional regulator, producing MYHTWMRFFSPGPVHHRLGLVCLGVGLQYGPLPTVGPRTLDSHVAVVISTGTGWYETPDGRRRTVTAPALLWLTPGVPHHYAPDPETGWDEGFVGFTGPATATYTELGYIEPDRPVVPLSDAAGPRAVIARIARAARRDNPLLEVETGAAVHELLVALRRARADLAPDGDPVLKALARDAFKAMSVADHAARHGMTLAELRTAVRRGAGCSPKDYLLGIRLGRAKELLAATELPVASVARRVGYDDPAYFSRLFTRRVGMAPVRFRAQESRTVPGGWSNQVPDPDDPPRI from the coding sequence ATGTACCACACCTGGATGCGGTTCTTCTCGCCCGGCCCCGTCCACCACCGCCTCGGCCTCGTCTGCCTCGGCGTCGGCCTCCAGTACGGTCCGCTGCCCACCGTCGGCCCCCGCACCCTCGACAGCCACGTCGCCGTCGTCATCAGTACCGGCACCGGGTGGTACGAGACCCCCGACGGGCGGCGCCGCACGGTCACCGCGCCCGCGCTGCTGTGGCTCACGCCCGGCGTCCCGCACCACTACGCGCCGGACCCGGAGACCGGCTGGGACGAGGGGTTCGTCGGCTTCACCGGGCCCGCGACCGCGACGTACACCGAACTCGGGTACATCGAGCCCGACCGGCCCGTCGTGCCCCTGTCCGACGCCGCCGGTCCCCGCGCGGTGATCGCCCGGATCGCGCGGGCCGCCCGCCGCGACAACCCCCTGCTGGAGGTGGAGACCGGCGCCGCCGTCCACGAGCTGCTGGTGGCCCTGCGCCGCGCCCGCGCCGACCTCGCCCCCGACGGCGACCCCGTCCTCAAGGCGCTCGCCCGGGACGCCTTCAAGGCGATGTCCGTCGCCGACCATGCCGCCCGGCACGGCATGACCCTCGCCGAGCTGCGCACCGCGGTGCGGCGCGGCGCCGGGTGCAGCCCCAAGGACTACCTCCTCGGCATCCGGCTCGGCCGCGCCAAGGAACTCCTCGCCGCCACCGAACTCCCCGTCGCGTCCGTCGCCCGCCGCGTCGGCTACGACGACCCCGCCTACTTCTCCCGTCTCTTCACCCGCCGCGTCGGCATGGCCCCCGTCCGCTTCCGCGCCCAGGAAAGCCGAACCGTCCCCGGCGGCTGGAGCAACCAGGTCCCGGACCCGGACGATCCACCGAGAATTTGA
- a CDS encoding chorismate mutase, with protein sequence MTTSNTGTGDVDPAVRAELARLRDSIDNIDAAVVHMLAERFKATQQVGHLKARHQLPPADPAREARQIERLRTLAENAKLDPAFAEKFLNFIIAEVIRHHERIAEDTVNGTPTVTD encoded by the coding sequence ATGACCACCAGCAACACCGGAACCGGTGACGTCGACCCCGCTGTCCGTGCGGAGCTCGCGCGGCTGCGGGACAGCATCGACAACATCGACGCGGCCGTCGTCCACATGCTCGCCGAGCGCTTCAAGGCCACCCAGCAGGTCGGCCACCTCAAGGCCCGCCACCAGCTGCCCCCCGCCGACCCGGCCCGCGAGGCCCGCCAGATCGAGCGGCTGCGCACCCTCGCCGAGAACGCCAAGCTCGACCCGGCCTTCGCTGAGAAGTTCCTGAATTTCATCATCGCCGAGGTCATCCGGCACCACGAGCGCATCGCCGAGGACACCGTCAACGGCACCCCCACCGTGACCGATTGA
- a CDS encoding response regulator, with protein MPSDARILIVDDHEDTLYALESALAPLGYQLGRATSGDEALKQVLRGQVGLLLLDVRMPGVSGLDVVRYMRRLEQTQHIPVVLLTGFGPDHELTSAAFGLGVADLVMKPIDPWALRTKVRYLFDAHRRHLALEQEVRELRALVKPGEPAERPALPHPDARVPVQRGQGAHTEELEQDRT; from the coding sequence ATGCCGTCGGATGCCAGGATCCTCATCGTCGACGACCACGAGGACACGCTCTACGCCCTGGAGAGTGCCCTGGCCCCGCTGGGCTACCAGCTCGGCCGCGCCACCAGCGGTGACGAGGCCCTCAAGCAGGTCCTGCGCGGCCAGGTCGGCCTCCTGCTCCTCGACGTACGGATGCCCGGCGTCAGCGGCCTCGACGTGGTCCGCTACATGCGCCGCCTGGAACAGACCCAGCACATCCCCGTCGTCCTGCTCACCGGCTTCGGCCCCGACCACGAACTGACCTCCGCCGCCTTCGGACTCGGCGTCGCCGACCTGGTGATGAAGCCCATCGACCCCTGGGCCCTGCGCACCAAGGTCCGCTACCTCTTCGACGCCCACCGCCGCCACCTCGCCCTCGAACAGGAGGTGCGGGAACTGCGCGCGCTCGTCAAGCCCGGGGAGCCCGCCGAACGGCCCGCCCTGCCCCACCCCGACGCCCGGGTCCCCGTGCAGCGCGGACAGGGGGCGCACACCGAGGAGCTCGAACAGGACCGGACATAA